From one Mytilus edulis chromosome 1, xbMytEdul2.2, whole genome shotgun sequence genomic stretch:
- the LOC139528156 gene encoding phosducin-like protein: protein MSLGLDDKLLGEKVDNYCSSDEGERDDDSDDEPRSTEAVQPTFVPEPEIKEYNGYSTNTGPKGVINDWREFKRLETEKKGEQERERQALLKKLSMSCRSHLDDEREKQKDEQFMEQMEREMDEIEEEFMKQYREKRIEEMRKALQNVPKFGGVVPLSSNDFVDQIDKENPQVYIIVHVYEDRSKACKTMNGCLESLAQEYPTVKFCKIRATETKLSMKFAKDGVPALLIYKGGDMIGNFIRISDELGDDFFSSDVESILEEHSFLPNNDVINKCIKDKTTGEKRSVLAEDDDTDSDFDID from the exons ATGTCCTTAGGCTTAGACGATAAGTTACTTGGTGAAAAGGTAGACAACTACTGCAGTAGTGATGAAGGGGAGAGAGATGATGACAGTGATGATGAACCAAGATCAACCGAAGCAGTACAACCAACTTTTGTTCCAGAACCAGAGATCAAAGAATACAATGGATACTCTACAAAT aCTGGTCCTAAAGGAGTAATCAATGACTGGAGGGAATTCAAGAGGCTGGAAACAGAGAAGAAAGGAGAACAAGAAAGAGAAAGACAAGCATTATTGAAGAAACTCTCTATGTCTTGTAGATCACat CTTGATGATGAGAGAGAAAAACAGAAGGATGAACAGTTTATGGAACAAATGGAAAGAGAAATGGATGAAATTGAAGAAGAATTCATGAAACAGTATAGAGAAAAAAGAATAGAAGAAATGAGAAAagctttacaaaatgt gCCAAAGTTTGGTGGAGTTGTGCCATTAAGTTCCAATGATTTTGTTGATCAAATAGACAAAGAGAATCCACAAGTTTATATTATTGTTCATGTATATGAAGAT AGAAGCAAAGCTTGCAAAACCATGAATGGATGTTTAGAAAGTTTAGCCCAGGAATATCCAACtgtgaaattttgtaaaattagaGCCACAGAAACTAAACTGAGTATGAAATTT GCTAAGGATGGTGTTCCAGCATTGTTGATATACAAAGGAGGTGATATGATAGGGAACTTTATAAGAATCTCTGATGAACTAGGGGACGATTTTTTTTCCTCTGATGTTGAGAGTATATTAGAAGA ACACAGTTTCCTACCAAATAACGAtgttataaataaatgtattaaagaCAAAACAACGGGAGAGAAAAGATCTGTACTAGCTGAGGACGATGATACAGATAGTGATTTTGACATTGATTGA